Proteins from a single region of Lampris incognitus isolate fLamInc1 chromosome 16, fLamInc1.hap2, whole genome shotgun sequence:
- the ccdc177 gene encoding coiled-coil domain-containing protein 177: MVDPSESEDQGKCKGPPLDRPAEATEAPRLPEQGEDMATEGQGEGGFETPPTGSSEPSPCRAAASSAPGVDPQGSPAQLPATQPDREPSPKLHLDLYNFDSPAAEGSRYVLTSPRSLEACARCGVKPVELLPRSLADFAREAPGRSMRVATGLFEVYERDRHAKLRQCRDERERIVREEKRRILQAAVNGNNSAASCSAEQPPKVTSASSQPSSTEPVTSSSAPDSGASPQGTASGPTSKTGTTRLSKASPSSLSPSHKAALTGPTPFSKSGSMSSAASSKPGSSQVVSPAPPPVARKSSGGKTSNTFPRSTPKPPSFPRANSTLTPSAPRPVAQSPGTPLNGLTGRPLSQLNGHLGSGVRGKSHSLESLQRRTDTVCSSASNTTTTTTCTSSESGASSSSYGWDGTRDHWAKVASPRARTLATFNSLMGRSLSLGDLSHSPQTTQKVERIVKEVKRRGLKAVPERDRKIAALMLARYQEEDIMSQTRYVAHLQWDSERRMEELRREQEEREKQRAVLQCQRAWQSQVSTRQRLLSLQERESAAAKMRQAEENEERWRELAEQQERSRLQRLQQAAREEAQKKAVQEQNLRALEDDRAAILEQERLLLKEKLTMAELKRQEKEHQAQEERRGLNRAERRRHAALIREISRREEEEREEARRVAEKKLSRSLENYEQIVERRGQELKEKARREEKQILKARRAAERRERQQQQQVEARAKEAEKRSQQAALVAEERAKEKAQRAVQSRQEKERLQKLNRQRVEEEEKQRRLELLQSIERKLEKSEQIFKEKRAVLESARSVARASFHVRDRVREETNMRTFDKMALEAQLKASLDEKCGPESRSRMKRVIV; the protein is encoded by the exons ATGGTTGACCCTTCAGAGTCCGAAGACCAGGGCAAGTGCAAAGGCCCGCCGCTCGACAGGCCCGCGGAGGCCACAGAAGCCCCCCGGCTGCCCGAACAGGGCGAGGACATGGCGACGGAGGGGCAAGGGGAGGGCGGCTTCGAGACGCCGCCCACCGGCAGCTCCGAGCCGAGCCCCTGCCGCGCCGCGGCCTCGTCGGCGCCAGGTGTTGACCCTCAGGGCAGCCCCGCTCAGCTGCCCGCGACGCAGCCCGACAGGGAGCCCTCGCCGAAGCTGCACCTGGATCTGTACAACTTCGACTCGCCGGCCGCGGAGGGCAGCCGCTACGTGCTGACGAGCCCCCGGTCCCTGGAGGCCTGCGCTCGATGCGGCGTGAAGCCCGTGGAGCTCCTGCCGCGCTCGCTGGCCGACTTCGCCCGCGAGGCCCCGGGTCGCTCCATGCGTGTGGCCACAGGGCTGTTCGAGGTTTACGAGCGGGACCGGCACGCCAAGCTCAGGCAGTGCCGAGATGAACGGGAGAGGATCGTCCGGGAGGAGAAGAGACGGATCTTGCAGGCTGCGGTCAACGGCAACAACAGCGCCGCGTCCTGCTCGGCGGAGCAGCCTCCCAAAGTCACCTCTGCCTCAAGCCAGCCATCTAGCACAGAGCCTGTGACCTCTAGCTCGGCGCCCGATTCTGGAGCTTCCCCTCAGGGCACGGCATCGGGTCCAACCTCGAAAACCGGCACAACTCGTTTATCTAAAGCTTCCCCCTCAAGCCTTAGTCCCTCCCATAAAGCTGCCCTCACCGGACCGACTCCGTTCTCAAAAAGCGGTTCGATGAGCTCAGCAGCATCCTCAAAGCCCGGGTCCTCGCAAGTGGTCTCACCTGCCCCCCCACCGGTCGCGAGGAAATCCTCTGGCGGTAAAACCTCGAACACCTTCCCCAGGTCGACGCCGAAGCCGCCGTCTTTTCCCAGAGCCAACTCCACACTGACGCCCTCGGCGCCGAGGCCGGTGGCTCAGAGCCCCGGCACACCTCTAAATGGCTTAACGGGGAGGCCCTTATCTCAGCTCAACGGCCACCTCGGGTCCGGGGTGCGAGGTAAAAGCCATTCGCTGGAATCCCTGCAGCGGAGGACGGACACGGTCTGCTCCTCCGCctcaaacaccaccaccactacgaCGTGCACGTCCTCCGAGTCgggcgcctcctcctcctcctacggCTGGGACGGCACGCGTGACCACTGGGCCAAGGTGGCCAGCCCGCGCGCTCGCACGCTGGCCACCTTCAACTCCCTGATGGGCCGCAGCCTGAGCCTGGGTGACCTCAGCCACTCCCCTCAGACCACGCAGAAGGTGGAGCGCATAGTCAAGGAGGTGAAACGGCGGGGACTGAAGGCAGTGCCAGAGCGCGACCGTAAGATCGCAGCCCTGATGCTGGCCAGGTACCAGGAGGAGGACATCATGAGCCAGACACGGTACGTGGCCCACCTCCAGTGGGACAGCGAGCGGCGCATGGAGGAGCTGCGGCGAGagcaggaggagagggagaagcagcgtGCCGTGCTGCAGTGCCAGCGGGCCTGGCAGTCACAGGTGTCGACCCGCCAGCGCCTCCTCAGCCTGCAGGAGCGAGAGTCGGCAGCCGCCAAAATGCGACAGGCAGAAGAGAATGAGGAGCGTTGGAGGGAGCTGGCAGAGCAGCAGGAGCGCAGTCGCCTGCAGAGGCTGCAGCAGGCGGCCCGCGAGGAGGCGCAGAAAAAAGCCGTACAGGAGCAGAACCTCAGGGCCCTGGAGGACGACCGGGCGGCCATCCTGGAGCAGGAGAGGCTGCTGCTGAAAGAGAAGCTGACCATGGCGGAGCTGAAGCGGCAGGAGAAGGAGCACCAGGCCCAGGAGGAGAGGCGGGGCCTGAACCGGGCGGAGAGGAGACGCCATGCCGCCCTGATACGGGAGATCTCCCGGcgcgaggaggaggagagggaggaggccaGGAGGGTGGCTGAGAAGAAGCTGAGCCGCTCGCTGGAGAACTACGAGCAGATAGTGGAGCGGAGAGGGCAGGAGCTGAAGGAGAAGGCCCGGCGTGAGGAGAAGCAGATACTGAAGGCACGCAGGGCGGCCGAGCGGCgggagcggcagcagcagcagcaggtggaggcGCGTGCGAAGGAGGCGGAGAAACGATCCCAGCAGGCAGCTCTGGTGGCCGAGGAGAGGGCCAAGGAGAAGGCCCAGCGGGCCGTCCAGAGCCGGCAGGAGAAGGAGCGGTTGCAGAAGCTCAACCGGCAGcgcgtggaggaggaggagaagcagaGGCGGCTGGAGCTCCTCCAGTCCATCGAGAGGAAGCTGGAAAAGAGCGAGCAGATCTTCAAAGAGAAGCGTGCGGTGCTGGAGAGCGCCCGCTCGGTGGCCCGGGCCTCCTTCCACGTGAGGGACAGGGTGCGGGAAGAGACCAATATGCGCACCTTCGATAAGATGGCCCTGGAGGCCCAGCTGAAAGCCAGCCTGGACGAGAAGTG TGGGCCTGAGAGCCGAAGCCGAATGAAAAGAGTCATTGTTTGA